The Aeromonas jandaei genomic interval GATGCCGCAGACTCGTGAGCACATCCTGCTGGGTCGTCAGGTAGGCGTTCCGTACATCATCGTGTTCATGAACAAGTGTGACATGGTAGATGACGAAGAGCTGCTGGAACTGGTCGAGATGGAAGTTCGCGAACTGCTGTCCGAGTACGACTTCCCGGGTGATGACCTGCCGGTAGTCCGTGGTTCTGCACTGAAAGCGCTGGAAGGCGAAGCTCAGTGGGAAGAGAAGATCCTGGAACTGGCTGGCCACCTGGACAGCTACATTCCGGAGCCGGAGCGTGCAATTGACCAGCCGTTCCTGATGCCGATCGAGGACGTATTCTCTATCGCTGGCCGTGGTACTGTAGTTACCGGTCGTGTAGAGCGCGGTATCGTTAAAGTTGGTGAAGAAGTGGAAATCGTTGGTATCAAAGATACCACCAAGACCACCTGTACCGGCGTTGAAATGTTCCGCAAGCTGCTGGACGAAGGTCGTGCAGGCGAGAACATCGGTGCACTGCTGCGTGGCGTGAAACGTGAAGACGTAGAGCGTGGTCAGGTACTGGCCAAGCCGGGCACCATCAAGCCGCACACCAAGTTTGAATCTGAAGTGTACGTACTGTCCAAAGAAGAAGGTGGTCGTCATACCCCGTTCTTCAAAGGCTACCGTCCGCAGTTCTACTTCCGTACTACCGACGTGACCGGTACCATCGAACTGCCGGAAGGCGTAGAGATGGTAATGCCGGGCGACAACATCAAGATGGTTGTTACCCTGATTGCACCGATCGCGATGGACGACGGCCTGCGTTTCGCTATCCGTGAAGGTGGCCGTACCGTAGGTGCTGGTGTTGTAGCTAAAGTTATCGCTTAATCTTTGGCTTACATAAATAAAGCAAAGCCCCTATAATAGGGGCTTTCTTATGCAGGGGCGTAGTTCGAATTGGTAGAACAGCGGTCTCCAAAACCGATGGTTGCGGGTTCGAGTCCTGCCGCCCCTGCCATATACCTCGTCTCGTACGGGGCTTTTGTGTCTTTGGTTACGTCAGATACAGGTGGGTTGTATGAGTGTTAGTTCTGAGAGCCAGGGCGGAAGCAAGGATACCCTGCTTTGGGGCCTGGTTTTCATTATCCTGGCGGCTGCTGTAGTGGGTAATTACCTGCTCAACGATGTTGTCGCTGCCGTCCGCGCCCTGGGTGTGGTCGTTGTCGTCGCTGCTGCTGGTGCAGTAGCCCTGCAAACCACCAAGGGAAAGGCTACGCTGGCATTCGCCCGTGAGTCTCGCCTGGAAGTCCGCAAGGTCGTATGGCCAACCCGTCAGGAAGCCATTCAGACAACCCTGATTGTGCTGGCGGTGACCGCCGTGATGGGGCTGCTGCTGTTCGTTCTGGACGGCGCCTTGGTCTGGTTGGTCAACCTGATTACCGGTGTGTAAGGATAAGCCATGACTGAACAACGTGAACAGCGTATGAGATGGTATGTCGTGCAGGCGTTTTCCGGCTATGAAGGCCGTGTTGCCAAATCCCTGCGTGAACATATCAAGATGCATGGCATGGAAGACATGTTCGGTGAAGTACTGGTCCCGACCGAAGAAGTGGTCGAGATGCGTGCAGGCCAGAAGCGCAAGAGTGAGCGCAAGTTTTTCCCGGGTTATGTCCTGGTTCAGATGATCATGGATGAAACCACATGGCACCTGGTACGCAACGTACCGCGTGTAATGGGCTTCATCGGCGGTACCTCCGACCGTCCGGCACCGATCTCCGACAAAGAGGCCGATGCCATCCTGAACCGTCTGCAGGATGCCCACGACAAGCCGCGTCCGAAAACCCTGTTTGAACCGGGTGAAATGGTGCGGGTTGCCGATGGTCCGTTTGCCGACTTCAACGGTACCGTTGAAGAGGTGGATTACGAGAAGAGCCGCGTGAAGGTCTCTGTACTGATCTTCGGTCGTTCTACTCCGGTTGAACTGGATTTTGGTCAGGTCGAAAAGGGCTGATTGATTTCTGTTCACTCAACAGTTGTCAGGGGCAGCGAATATCTCTATAATTCGCTGCCCCTTTATTAGTTGGGGAGCCGTTTGCAGGAGCATGTCTCCGAGGCGCTAGAACCCATTTTTGAGGTAATTTCCTAATGGCTAAGAAAGTCACAGCTTATATCAAGCTGCAGGTTGCTGCTGGTGCAGCCAACCCGTCTCCTCCCGTTGGTCCTGCACTGGGTCAACACGGTGTGAACATCATGGAATTCTGTAAGGCGTTCAACGCTCGTACAGAGAAGCTGGAAAAAGGTTCACCGACTCCGGTCGTGATCACCGTTTACAGCGACCGTTCCTTCACCTTCGAAACCAAGACTCCGCCTGCTTCCTTCCTGCTGAAGAAAGCTGCTGGCATCAAGTCTGGTTCTTCCAAGCCGAACAAAGACAAGGTTGGTAAGGTGACCGTTGCCCAGCTGCAAGAAATCGCCAAGACCAAAGAGCCGGATATGACCGGTGCCGATCTGGATGCAAAAGTACGTTGCATCGCCGGCTCCGCTCGTTCCATG includes:
- the tuf gene encoding elongation factor Tu, which translates into the protein MSKEKFERNKPHVNVGTIGHVDHGKTTLTAAITNVLAKHFGGKAFAFDQIDKAPEERERGITINTSHVEYDTATRHYAHVDCPGHADYVKNMITGAAQMDGAILVVAATDGPMPQTREHILLGRQVGVPYIIVFMNKCDMVDDEELLELVEMEVRELLSEYDFPGDDLPVVRGSALKALEGEAQWEEKILELAGHLDSYIPEPERAIDQPFLMPIEDVFSIAGRGTVVTGRVERGIVKVGEEVEIVGIKDTTKTTCTGVEMFRKLLDEGRAGENIGALLRGVKREDVERGQVLAKPGTIKPHTKFESEVYVLSKEEGGRHTPFFKGYRPQFYFRTTDVTGTIELPEGVEMVMPGDNIKMVVTLIAPIAMDDGLRFAIREGGRTVGAGVVAKVIA
- the rplK gene encoding 50S ribosomal protein L11 gives rise to the protein MAKKVTAYIKLQVAAGAANPSPPVGPALGQHGVNIMEFCKAFNARTEKLEKGSPTPVVITVYSDRSFTFETKTPPASFLLKKAAGIKSGSSKPNKDKVGKVTVAQLQEIAKTKEPDMTGADLDAKVRCIAGSARSMGLVVEE
- the secE gene encoding preprotein translocase subunit SecE, which translates into the protein MSVSSESQGGSKDTLLWGLVFIILAAAVVGNYLLNDVVAAVRALGVVVVVAAAGAVALQTTKGKATLAFARESRLEVRKVVWPTRQEAIQTTLIVLAVTAVMGLLLFVLDGALVWLVNLITGV
- the nusG gene encoding transcription termination/antitermination protein NusG; translated protein: MTEQREQRMRWYVVQAFSGYEGRVAKSLREHIKMHGMEDMFGEVLVPTEEVVEMRAGQKRKSERKFFPGYVLVQMIMDETTWHLVRNVPRVMGFIGGTSDRPAPISDKEADAILNRLQDAHDKPRPKTLFEPGEMVRVADGPFADFNGTVEEVDYEKSRVKVSVLIFGRSTPVELDFGQVEKG